In one Cydia strobilella chromosome 25, ilCydStro3.1, whole genome shotgun sequence genomic region, the following are encoded:
- the LOC134752723 gene encoding ras-related protein Rab-31 isoform X2 has product MKVIEAKIVVLGSQGVGKTSLVVRYIGKMFSKHISPTIGASFFTCNINVDGARVKLQVWDTAGQERFRSMAPMYYRNANAALLVYDITSVCSFTAIKTWVKELQSNVPEPMALALVGNKCDLHEIRAVPYSEAKQYAASIGAQYCETSALHDQGIDQVFLSTATALLQMSTTTLSASLRSYDSAEGDTDRIPTEDPATHTGKVELPAWSIDSIAHGEPARSMCC; this is encoded by the exons atgAAAGTGATTGAAGCAAAAATAGTGGTACTAGGATCACAAG GTGTTGGCAAAACGAGCCTTGTGGTCCGCTACATTGGAAAGATGTTCTCTAAACACATCTCGCCCACCATCGGAGCATCATTCTTTACATGCAACATCAATGTTGACGGAGCCAGAGTTAAACTACAG GTATGGGATACAGCAGGGCAGGAACGATTTCGCTCAATGGCGCCGATGTACTACCGTAACGCCAACGCCGCGCTTCTAGTCTACGATATCACTAGCGTTTGCAGTTTCACTGCGATTAAGACCTGGGTCAAAGAACTGCAAAG CAATGTACCAGAACCAATGGCGTTAGCTCTCGTCGGCAACAAATGCGACTTACACGAAATCCGCGCAGTCCCGTACTCCGAAGCTAAGCAGTACGCCGCTTCCATCGGCGCGCAGTATTGTGAGACCTCGGCCCTACATGACCAG GGCATCGACCAAGTATTCCTGAGCACGGCTACAGCGCTGCTGCAAATGTCGACCACAACCTTGAGTGCTTCGCTACGCTCTTACGACTCCGCAGAGGGCGACACCGATAGAATACCCACAG AAGACCCGGCGACACACACGGGCAAAGTGGAGCTCCCAGCTTGGAGTATCGACAGCATCGCCCACGGGGAACCCGCAAGGAGCATGTGTTGttaa
- the LOC134752723 gene encoding ras-related protein Rab-31 isoform X1, with product MKVIEAKIVVLGSQGVGKTSLVVRYIGKMFSKHISPTIGASFFTCNINVDGARVKLQVWDTAGQERFRSMAPMYYRNANAALLVYDITSVCSFTAIKTWVKELQSNVPEPMALALVGNKCDLHEIRAVPYSEAKQYAASIGAQYCETSALHDQGIDQVFLSTATALLQMSTTTLSASLRSYDSAEGDTDRIPTGDPTEDPATHTGKVELPAWSIDSIAHGEPARSMCC from the exons atgAAAGTGATTGAAGCAAAAATAGTGGTACTAGGATCACAAG GTGTTGGCAAAACGAGCCTTGTGGTCCGCTACATTGGAAAGATGTTCTCTAAACACATCTCGCCCACCATCGGAGCATCATTCTTTACATGCAACATCAATGTTGACGGAGCCAGAGTTAAACTACAG GTATGGGATACAGCAGGGCAGGAACGATTTCGCTCAATGGCGCCGATGTACTACCGTAACGCCAACGCCGCGCTTCTAGTCTACGATATCACTAGCGTTTGCAGTTTCACTGCGATTAAGACCTGGGTCAAAGAACTGCAAAG CAATGTACCAGAACCAATGGCGTTAGCTCTCGTCGGCAACAAATGCGACTTACACGAAATCCGCGCAGTCCCGTACTCCGAAGCTAAGCAGTACGCCGCTTCCATCGGCGCGCAGTATTGTGAGACCTCGGCCCTACATGACCAG GGCATCGACCAAGTATTCCTGAGCACGGCTACAGCGCTGCTGCAAATGTCGACCACAACCTTGAGTGCTTCGCTACGCTCTTACGACTCCGCAGAGGGCGACACCGATAGAATACCCACAG GTGACCCCACAGAAGACCCGGCGACACACACGGGCAAAGTGGAGCTCCCAGCTTGGAGTATCGACAGCATCGCCCACGGGGAACCCGCAAGGAGCATGTGTTGttaa